DNA sequence from the Pseudomonas tritici genome:
GTCGAAGTCATCCCAGAAGGCCGGTAATACGATGATGTCGGCGTCTTCCAGGCCGCCGTCCACCGGCATGATCACATCACTGAAGCTGCGCACCGATTGCCCGTCGGGGCTGACCAGTCGGGTCTCGAACGCAGGGGTCAGGCCCTGGCCCAGTTGCTTGCCGTAACGCAGGCTGGCGAGGTGGAAGAAATCTTTGGCTTGCATGAGGGTTGAAGCGAATACCCGATCAATGGCCAAAATGCTGACGCGCCGCAACGGCGTGGAGATTTGGTTAGACATAATTTCATTTATTCTTATAGGGGAAAGTGGTCACCAGACGGCTGGATCGTCTTATTTTTTGTCGCATGTGTCCAGTGTCCCGTGATGCCTTCGCGGCATAGTCTCTGTGGGTTCGTCTTTGTCCGACAATCCACGCAGGTGACCCATGATTCCCAGAACCTTGTTCAGCCCGGAACACGAACTCTTCCGCGAAAGCGTGCGTACCTTCCTTGAAAAAGACGCCGCGCCGTTCCATGGGCAATGGGAGAAACAGGGCTACATCGACCGCAACTTGTGGAGCAAGGCGGGGGAGGCGGGGATGCTGTGTTCCCATCTGCCGGAGGAATACGGCGGGCTGGGCGCGGACTTTTTGTACAGCGCGGTGGTGATCGAGGAGATCAGCCGGCTGGGCCTCACTGGCATCGGTTTTTCCCTGCACTCGGATATTGTGGCGCCCTACATCCTGCATTACGGCAGCGAGGCGCTGAAGCACAAATACCTGCCCAAGTTGATCTCCGGCGAGAGGGTCACGGCTATTGCCATGACTGAACCGGGGGCGGGTTCCGACCTGCAAGGGGTCAAGACCACGGCGGTGCTGGAGGGCGATGAGTATGTGATCAACGGCTCCAAGACGTTTATTACCAATGGCTACCTGGCCGAGTTGGTCATCGTCGTCGCCAAGACCGACCCCAAGGCCGGTGCCAAGGGCACCAGCCTGTTCCTGGTGGACGCCGACACACCGG
Encoded proteins:
- a CDS encoding acyl-CoA dehydrogenase family protein, producing MIPRTLFSPEHELFRESVRTFLEKDAAPFHGQWEKQGYIDRNLWSKAGEAGMLCSHLPEEYGGLGADFLYSAVVIEEISRLGLTGIGFSLHSDIVAPYILHYGSEALKHKYLPKLISGERVTAIAMTEPGAGSDLQGVKTTAVLEGDEYVINGSKTFITNGYLAELVIVVAKTDPKAGAKGTSLFLVDADTPGFAKGKRLEKVGMKAQDTSELFFQDVRVPKENLLGQAGMGFAYLMQELPQERLTVAIGALSSAEAALQWTLEYTRERKAFGKAIADFQNTRFKLAEMATEIQIGRVFVDKCMALHLEGKLDVPTAAMAKYWATDLQCKVLDECVQLHGGYGFMWEYPIARAWADARVQRIYAGTNEIMKEIIARAL